One region of Chlorobiota bacterium genomic DNA includes:
- a CDS encoding PQQ-dependent sugar dehydrogenase, whose product MPHRILPLHAHCSDVMKILLIHSFSSLLIFFCASTAFAQRYEPIQALSDSLTFQAPVEITSARDGSNRLFVLEQQGIVRVFANTPTATSADTFIDIRKKIIVGSELGLLGIAFHPNYKNNGYFYLSYTAKNPLRSVIARYSVSSTNPNVADTASEEIILQVDQPYNNNKAGKIGFGPDGYLYISLGDGGKTGDPENRAQNLSLLLGKVLRIDVNNAANGKNYSIPPDNPLIGNKQGYAEEIWACGFRNPWRFSFDPQTNRLWLGDVGLYTWEEINIVEKGKNYGWNIMEGKHCASFSPNCDTAGLAQPIWEYPRDEGRTVIGGYVYRGSQLPELVGKYIFGDYTSGRVWALDYAEDSAPVTSLLFQKTLSLTAFGLDENNELLMLSYNGRIYRIRQLPSDAPGNSTDQGNFLLHSPKPNPATGRVIIPFLLSHDASVTISLFDPIGREVLQLFSGARSAGYHEIAFDASTIPPGTYFCRLSGGKQPQTRTLIIE is encoded by the coding sequence GTGCCGCACCGCATACTGCCATTGCACGCACACTGCTCCGACGTGATGAAAATCCTGCTTATTCACTCCTTCTCCTCCCTCCTTATTTTTTTCTGCGCTTCCACTGCTTTCGCGCAGCGGTACGAACCAATACAAGCACTTTCCGACAGCCTGACATTTCAAGCTCCGGTGGAAATAACCAGCGCACGTGACGGAAGCAACCGATTATTTGTTCTGGAACAACAAGGGATTGTTCGGGTGTTTGCCAACACCCCCACCGCAACATCTGCCGACACGTTTATTGATATCAGAAAAAAAATCATTGTGGGGAGCGAGCTTGGCTTGCTTGGCATTGCGTTCCACCCCAACTACAAAAACAACGGATATTTTTATTTAAGCTACACCGCAAAAAATCCACTGCGTAGCGTGATTGCCCGGTACTCCGTAAGCAGCACCAATCCCAACGTGGCCGACACCGCAAGCGAGGAAATTATTTTGCAGGTTGACCAGCCATACAACAATAATAAAGCGGGGAAAATAGGGTTCGGGCCGGATGGCTATCTCTACATTTCTTTGGGAGATGGAGGTAAAACCGGAGACCCGGAAAATCGCGCTCAAAATTTATCCCTGCTCCTTGGGAAAGTTCTTCGTATTGACGTAAACAACGCCGCAAACGGAAAGAATTATTCTATCCCCCCCGACAATCCATTGATCGGCAATAAGCAAGGGTATGCGGAAGAAATCTGGGCGTGCGGTTTTCGTAATCCGTGGAGGTTCAGTTTCGATCCGCAAACCAACCGATTATGGCTTGGGGATGTTGGGCTGTACACGTGGGAGGAAATCAACATTGTGGAAAAAGGGAAGAATTATGGCTGGAATATTATGGAGGGGAAGCACTGCGCCAGCTTTTCTCCGAACTGCGATACGGCAGGGCTTGCGCAGCCGATTTGGGAATATCCACGCGACGAAGGGCGCACAGTTATCGGCGGCTATGTTTATCGTGGCAGCCAACTGCCTGAGTTAGTTGGCAAGTATATTTTTGGCGATTACACCAGCGGCCGCGTCTGGGCGTTGGATTATGCTGAAGATTCTGCGCCGGTTACTTCTCTTCTCTTCCAAAAAACGCTCTCCCTTACCGCGTTTGGGCTTGATGAAAACAATGAATTGCTGATGCTATCCTACAACGGGCGTATATACCGGATCCGCCAGCTGCCCAGCGATGCTCCCGGTAATTCCACAGATCAAGGAAATTTCCTACTCCATTCGCCCAAGCCCAACCCGGCAACCGGGCGCGTTATCATCCCTTTCCTGCTGAGCCACGACGCTTCCGTTACCATCTCACTGTTCGACCCCATCGGGCGTGAGGTGTTGCAGCTTTTCAGCGGTGCACGCTCCGCCGGGTACCACGAAATCGCCTTCGATGCCAGCACAATTCCACCAGGAACCTACTTCTGCCGGCTGAGCGGTGGCAAGCAGCCGCAAACACGCACCCTCATTATTGAGTAA
- a CDS encoding lysophospholipid acyltransferase family protein, translating into MKLLWRFLFGGIGRVVPFGAVRHLARPLAWCFYHAGLRREATLTNLRLAFPQLTEANRQRLARRSFHSTLTTLLELLPLRHLPESKLRRILKVENLELLTPDGASNGALLLSAHLGNWELLAFGTAAMAGTPFNIIVKQQNDAGETNRTRTARGNRVIPYERGALEAARLLNNGGVVALLADQSATPNDHPTTMFGIPTWTFSTPARLALRFRPKVIIGFAVRQPDGSYLARLRELHHSDLPNTPEGAIQLTQRYVDLLEEAIRQHPEQWMWQHRKWKHTPGVVY; encoded by the coding sequence ATGAAGTTGTTGTGGCGATTTCTGTTCGGCGGCATTGGGCGCGTTGTGCCGTTTGGGGCAGTGCGCCACCTTGCCCGCCCGCTTGCTTGGTGCTTCTACCATGCCGGCCTGCGCCGCGAAGCCACCTTGACGAACCTGCGGCTTGCGTTCCCGCAACTCACCGAGGCCAATCGGCAACGGCTTGCACGGCGTTCCTTCCACAGCACTCTTACCACACTGCTGGAGCTGCTGCCCCTGCGCCACCTTCCCGAATCCAAGCTGCGTCGCATCCTGAAAGTGGAGAACCTTGAATTGCTAACGCCGGACGGGGCAAGCAACGGCGCGCTGCTGCTGTCGGCACACCTCGGGAATTGGGAGCTGCTGGCGTTTGGGACAGCCGCAATGGCTGGCACGCCGTTCAACATCATTGTAAAACAGCAGAACGATGCGGGGGAGACCAACCGAACCCGAACCGCGCGGGGCAACCGAGTGATCCCCTACGAACGCGGGGCATTGGAAGCGGCACGCTTGCTAAACAATGGCGGCGTGGTTGCGCTGCTTGCCGACCAATCGGCCACCCCGAACGACCATCCAACCACCATGTTTGGCATCCCCACGTGGACCTTCTCAACCCCGGCACGCCTTGCGCTTCGGTTCCGCCCCAAAGTCATCATCGGGTTTGCCGTTCGCCAGCCGGATGGCAGCTATCTGGCGCGGCTACGGGAACTTCACCACAGCGATCTGCCCAACACTCCAGAGGGCGCAATCCAGCTTACCCAACGCTATGTTGACCTTCTTGAAGAAGCAATCCGGCAGCATCCCGAGCAATGGATGTGGCAGCATCGAAAATGGAAACACACCCCGGGAGTTGTGTATTAA
- a CDS encoding GWxTD domain-containing protein has translation MNRILLLAIATLVCVSAAAAADTPGPMNYLYTYSNFAYNDSLTLVEFTSQFSERGLLGKPNETGRLYQRLRLRNFQGVVVASTDWISELTISNTGRVLMGIQRLAIKPGVYSAQILYRDMASGGAADSQSFTMKVRAFNGTALQASDIQITTELEPSEATDNPFYKNGLLIRPNISTVIAAPFLVVNSYVELYRADRVPTSEFFIRYSIADTAGRKVKQEEVKRQRASSGAIVELHTMVVDELPSGEYYLMVTAFNGYISSATDSSQVVIPITIRNPDKDFAMAQQQGSVLLQADLLDPIFAGLKESELETEFKKVRPIATEPEARIWGELQGAEAKGRFLTQFWLKRDQTIGTPANEFQDEYFERLRAATAYAYSMAPNGWDSDRGRVLLKYGKPDNIERHLNEFNLKPYQIWIYQNLNYQFVFVDRSQTEAFNLVHSTAPGEPRNDDWLKDYAEMHHGNPNSGTLRDNR, from the coding sequence ATGAATCGAATCCTTTTGCTTGCAATCGCCACGCTGGTCTGCGTATCGGCCGCCGCCGCTGCCGACACCCCCGGCCCAATGAACTACCTGTACACCTACAGCAACTTTGCCTACAACGATTCGCTGACGCTGGTGGAGTTCACCAGCCAATTTAGCGAGCGCGGATTGCTGGGGAAGCCAAACGAAACAGGGCGGTTATACCAACGCTTAAGGCTGCGCAACTTCCAGGGCGTTGTGGTGGCAAGCACCGACTGGATCAGCGAACTGACAATCTCCAACACCGGGCGGGTGCTGATGGGAATCCAACGGCTGGCAATCAAGCCCGGGGTCTATTCCGCACAGATCCTCTACCGCGACATGGCTTCCGGCGGTGCTGCCGACTCGCAAAGTTTCACCATGAAGGTGCGGGCGTTCAATGGGACCGCCCTGCAAGCCAGCGATATCCAAATCACCACCGAGCTTGAACCAAGTGAGGCCACCGATAACCCTTTCTATAAAAACGGACTCTTGATCCGCCCGAATATCTCCACAGTGATTGCTGCCCCCTTCCTTGTGGTCAACAGCTACGTGGAGTTGTACCGGGCCGACCGCGTCCCCACCAGCGAGTTCTTCATCCGCTACAGCATTGCCGACACGGCAGGGCGGAAGGTGAAGCAGGAGGAGGTGAAACGCCAGCGCGCCAGCTCCGGCGCGATTGTGGAGCTTCATACCATGGTGGTGGATGAGCTCCCCAGCGGCGAATATTACTTGATGGTGACGGCCTTCAATGGCTACATCAGCTCCGCCACCGATAGCTCGCAAGTGGTGATCCCCATCACCATCCGCAACCCCGATAAAGATTTTGCAATGGCCCAGCAGCAAGGAAGCGTCCTGCTGCAAGCCGATTTGCTGGATCCAATTTTTGCTGGATTGAAAGAGAGTGAGTTGGAGACGGAATTCAAGAAAGTGCGGCCAATCGCCACCGAGCCAGAGGCCAGAATCTGGGGCGAACTGCAAGGTGCCGAAGCAAAGGGAAGATTCCTGACGCAGTTCTGGCTGAAGCGGGACCAGACAATCGGCACGCCCGCCAACGAGTTCCAGGATGAATACTTCGAGCGGTTACGTGCGGCCACGGCCTACGCGTACTCAATGGCCCCCAACGGATGGGATAGCGACCGCGGGCGCGTGCTGCTGAAATATGGCAAGCCCGATAACATCGAACGCCATTTGAATGAGTTCAACCTGAAGCCGTACCAAATCTGGATTTACCAAAACCTCAACTATCAGTTTGTGTTTGTGGATCGCAGCCAAACCGAGGCCTTCAACCTTGTGCACTCCACCGCGCCCGGCGAGCCGCGCAACGATGACTGGCTGAAAGATTATGCCGAGATGCACCACGGCAACCCCAACAGCGGCACGCTGCGGGACAACCGGTAA
- a CDS encoding PorV/PorQ family protein produces MKQAYRFCILAALAGGVFASTAVAQDNTGLTPAPEFSKIGAGTGVMLTLPVGARAIGMGGGFTGVSDDPSALYWNPAGITLSQGASATYSFGSLFAGTTHNFAGVTFPLGTNYKGGISANAYSSGDIEETTLFQQEGTGGRYSATDLALGLSFAGQLTDQFSFGVTGKLVNLGIANVSASGLAMDVGTMYKPGLLGLRLGFSVQNLSAPFKYTGSQLTSRGQVDPTTGNQNPDIQLEALEASLPLTFRAGISSDILEGDEMNSLLAALEFNTSSSASEHVSIGAEYVWNNFLAARIGMLLGSPDVYNVSGGVGLKYESGSFLGQIDYGVRPHSTLGLINTITASVRFQ; encoded by the coding sequence ATGAAACAGGCATACAGATTCTGCATCCTTGCGGCACTTGCTGGCGGCGTATTTGCCAGCACTGCCGTTGCACAGGATAACACCGGTCTGACACCCGCACCAGAGTTCTCAAAAATCGGTGCCGGAACGGGGGTGATGCTCACCCTGCCGGTTGGCGCACGTGCCATCGGAATGGGCGGGGGCTTCACCGGTGTCTCCGATGATCCTTCGGCACTCTACTGGAATCCCGCAGGCATCACCCTTTCGCAGGGGGCCAGCGCCACCTACAGCTTCGGTTCGCTGTTCGCCGGGACCACCCACAACTTTGCTGGCGTGACGTTTCCGCTGGGAACCAACTACAAAGGGGGCATCAGCGCCAACGCCTACAGCAGTGGCGACATCGAGGAAACCACGCTGTTCCAACAAGAAGGAACTGGCGGGCGTTACAGTGCCACGGACCTTGCGCTTGGCCTTAGCTTCGCCGGCCAACTTACCGACCAGTTCTCCTTTGGCGTCACCGGGAAGCTGGTGAACTTGGGGATCGCGAACGTCTCGGCTTCGGGCCTTGCCATGGATGTTGGCACCATGTACAAGCCGGGCCTGTTAGGGCTTCGCTTGGGCTTCAGTGTGCAAAACCTTTCGGCTCCGTTCAAATACACTGGCTCGCAGCTAACCTCGCGTGGGCAAGTGGACCCAACTACCGGAAACCAAAATCCAGACATTCAGCTTGAGGCTCTTGAAGCGTCGCTTCCGCTGACCTTCCGTGCCGGCATCTCCTCCGATATTCTTGAGGGAGATGAGATGAACTCGCTGTTGGCCGCGTTGGAGTTTAACACCAGCTCATCCGCCTCGGAGCACGTCTCCATCGGTGCCGAGTATGTGTGGAATAACTTCCTTGCTGCGCGGATTGGAATGCTGCTTGGCTCCCCCGATGTGTACAACGTCAGCGGCGGAGTTGGGCTGAAGTATGAGTCGGGCTCGTTCCTGGGTCAGATTGATTACGGGGTCCGCCCCCACAGCACGTTGGGGCTGATTAATACCATCACCGCTTCGGTGCGGTTCCAGTAA